The Corallococcus silvisoli genome contains a region encoding:
- a CDS encoding methyl-accepting chemotaxis protein yields MASRAGPRRASFSRHLMFPIPLANLVGSTLGLHFASLVMGRPVVERLGTLVILVVGVSALHMLLGVGVSLRRFPTLRALERGDLLPTPEHLSVAVGEVARAPGEAFFRSLGLWGLTTGVVALALWTVMELPGDVTLRVAGLGALFGPLTSLLVYGLVTLRARRGVLWVVEQGLTHAQVIAALPRRARIRARLVAFTAICVVTPAVLCSQVVTALSDRVFMRLLDAGSPDVQGVLVEALRVEAFTSSVLLGAVVFGLALATAYLGGTLLGRPMRELSGEARRIAGGDLASPRLVPAEDEVWAVSAAFTTMRAHLADVLAQLKRAGAQISATTEEILSTSGRYEAGAAEQASSLDETSATTEELARSAKQIAENAGSVAEIAQRTLAAAQGGQRSAESFLGAMSRMRQDNRAIGSAVARLNKRVQQIGKIVEFINGVADKSDLLALNAELEGTKAGEVGRGFSLVAAEMRRLAENVLESTKEIEGLIEEVREASAAAVMVTGGGVRAVETGTGLAEQVSESLRQIVSLAGQTSDAVRIISRSTQQQQAGTDQLADTMADILRITQQSLNATKQVGAANGDLLGLAQDLRGVVERFQIHHETLRKGDGG; encoded by the coding sequence ATGGCCTCGCGCGCGGGTCCCCGGCGGGCTTCCTTCAGCCGGCACCTGATGTTCCCCATCCCGTTGGCGAACCTGGTGGGCTCCACGCTGGGGCTGCACTTCGCGTCGCTCGTGATGGGCCGGCCAGTGGTGGAGCGCCTGGGCACGCTCGTCATCCTGGTGGTGGGGGTGAGCGCGCTGCACATGCTCCTGGGCGTGGGCGTGTCGCTGCGCCGCTTCCCCACGCTGCGGGCCCTGGAGCGGGGCGACCTGCTGCCCACGCCCGAGCACCTGTCGGTGGCGGTGGGCGAGGTGGCGCGGGCTCCGGGCGAGGCGTTCTTCCGCTCGCTGGGGCTGTGGGGGCTGACCACGGGCGTGGTGGCGCTGGCGCTCTGGACGGTGATGGAGCTGCCGGGGGACGTCACCCTGCGGGTCGCGGGGCTGGGGGCGCTGTTCGGTCCGCTCACGTCGCTGCTCGTGTACGGGCTCGTCACGCTGCGGGCCCGGCGGGGCGTGCTGTGGGTGGTGGAGCAGGGGCTGACGCACGCGCAGGTCATCGCCGCGTTGCCTCGGCGGGCGCGGATCCGCGCGCGGCTCGTGGCCTTCACCGCCATCTGCGTGGTGACGCCCGCCGTCCTGTGCTCCCAGGTCGTCACGGCGCTGTCGGACCGCGTCTTCATGCGCCTGCTGGACGCGGGCAGCCCGGACGTGCAGGGCGTGCTGGTGGAGGCGCTGCGCGTGGAGGCGTTCACGTCCAGCGTGTTGCTGGGCGCGGTGGTGTTCGGGCTGGCGCTCGCCACGGCGTACCTGGGGGGCACGTTGTTGGGCCGGCCCATGCGGGAGCTGTCCGGCGAGGCGCGCCGCATCGCCGGGGGCGACCTGGCCAGTCCCCGGCTCGTGCCCGCGGAGGACGAGGTGTGGGCGGTGTCCGCGGCCTTCACCACGATGCGCGCGCACCTGGCGGACGTGCTCGCGCAGCTGAAGCGCGCGGGCGCCCAGATTTCGGCCACCACCGAGGAGATCCTCAGCACCTCCGGGCGCTACGAGGCGGGCGCCGCGGAGCAGGCCAGCAGCCTGGATGAGACGAGCGCGACCACGGAGGAGCTGGCGCGCTCGGCGAAGCAGATCGCGGAGAACGCGGGGTCGGTGGCGGAGATCGCCCAGCGCACGCTGGCGGCGGCCCAGGGGGGACAGCGCAGCGCGGAGTCATTCCTGGGCGCCATGTCGCGCATGCGCCAGGACAACCGGGCCATTGGTTCGGCGGTGGCGCGGCTCAACAAGCGCGTGCAGCAGATCGGGAAGATCGTCGAGTTCATCAACGGCGTCGCGGACAAGTCGGACCTGCTGGCGCTCAACGCGGAGCTGGAGGGGACGAAGGCGGGCGAGGTGGGGCGGGGCTTCTCGCTGGTGGCGGCGGAGATGCGCCGGCTGGCGGAGAACGTGCTGGAGTCCACGAAGGAGATTGAAGGGCTCATCGAGGAGGTGCGCGAGGCGTCCGCCGCGGCGGTGATGGTGACGGGGGGCGGCGTGCGCGCGGTGGAGACGGGGACGGGGCTCGCGGAGCAGGTGTCGGAGTCGCTCCGGCAGATCGTGAGCCTGGCGGGGCAGACGTCGGACGCGGTGCGGATCATCTCCCGGTCCACGCAGCAGCAGCAGGCGGGAACGGATCAGCTCGCGGACACGATGGCGGACATCCTGCGCATCACGCAGCAGAGCCTCAACGCGACGAAGCAGGTGGGCGCCGCGAACGGGGACCTGCTGGGGTTGGCGCAGGATCTGCGAGGGGTGGTGGAGCGCTTCCAGATCCACCATGAGACGCTGCGCAAGGGGGACGGCGGGTGA
- a CDS encoding CheR family methyltransferase: MTPPSERWAPVHAWLQAHTGMALSGAQRRRLDARLEALGLEGPAAQVLKHLRSPAGAADLTRLVDAAAVHTSEVFRDEVQLAAFREHVLSPRVQRSKAPLRVWSAGCAAGEEVATLLMLMAQEGADPASRVLGTDISEQVLTRARELSFPAEALRRVPDGPRARYLEPRGRRHALVEALRTQADFRRHNLMETPYPEPVGGGGFDIIFCRNVLIYFTPEAFHRTVWNLGERLVPGGVLVLSAAEPLLQVPRMLRLLPFEHAFFYVRLDDVSAPAPKRGSGRFPALPVEGPPKRDPGPVPSEVAAPEALASRMAEADWLFSCVLDGASTGVSDAESERDLRRCLELDPDHVAARYLLGLLLEQCGQPGAAVDAYRRALAAVDSGRARPVPFFLNLSRLRVACARAVERLEVEGPR, encoded by the coding sequence ATGACGCCTCCTTCCGAGCGCTGGGCCCCCGTCCACGCGTGGCTCCAGGCGCACACGGGCATGGCCCTGAGCGGTGCCCAGCGGCGCAGGCTGGACGCGCGCCTGGAGGCGCTGGGCCTGGAGGGCCCCGCCGCGCAGGTGCTCAAACACCTGCGCTCGCCGGCGGGCGCGGCGGACCTGACGCGGCTGGTGGACGCGGCGGCCGTGCACACGTCGGAGGTGTTCCGGGACGAGGTGCAGCTGGCCGCCTTCCGCGAGCACGTGCTGTCGCCCCGGGTGCAGCGCTCGAAGGCGCCGCTGCGCGTGTGGAGCGCCGGCTGCGCCGCGGGCGAGGAGGTGGCCACGCTGCTCATGCTGATGGCGCAGGAGGGCGCGGATCCCGCCAGCCGCGTGCTGGGCACGGACATCTCCGAACAGGTGCTGACCCGGGCACGTGAGCTGAGCTTCCCGGCGGAGGCGCTGCGGCGGGTTCCGGACGGCCCTCGCGCGCGCTACCTCGAGCCCCGGGGCCGGCGCCACGCGCTGGTGGAGGCTTTGCGCACGCAGGCCGATTTCCGGCGCCACAACCTGATGGAGACGCCCTACCCGGAGCCGGTGGGGGGCGGCGGCTTCGACATCATCTTCTGCCGCAACGTCCTCATCTACTTCACCCCGGAGGCCTTCCACCGCACCGTGTGGAACCTGGGGGAGCGGCTCGTCCCCGGCGGCGTGCTGGTGCTGTCCGCCGCGGAGCCCCTGCTCCAGGTGCCCCGGATGCTGCGGCTGCTGCCGTTCGAGCACGCGTTCTTCTACGTGCGCCTGGATGACGTGTCCGCTCCCGCGCCGAAGCGGGGCTCCGGTCGCTTCCCGGCGCTCCCCGTGGAGGGGCCGCCGAAGCGGGACCCCGGCCCGGTGCCCTCGGAGGTCGCGGCGCCCGAAGCGCTCGCGTCCCGGATGGCGGAGGCGGACTGGCTCTTCTCCTGCGTGCTCGATGGCGCCTCCACCGGCGTCTCCGACGCGGAGTCGGAGCGCGACCTGCGCCGGTGCCTGGAGCTGGATCCAGACCACGTCGCCGCCCGCTACCTGCTGGGGCTCCTGTTGGAGCAGTGCGGCCAGCCCGGCGCGGCCGTGGACGCGTACCGCCGGGCGCTCGCCGCGGTGGACTCCGGGCGGGCCCGGCCCGTGCCCTTCTTCCTCAACCTGTCCCGGCTCCGGGTGGCCTGCGCGCGGGCGGTGGAGCGGCTGGAGGTCGAAGGCCCGCGCTGA
- a CDS encoding hybrid sensor histidine kinase/response regulator, translated as MNPSERLLKQFRDLVTVRLERINRSLMELETGGSLEAGQRVLRELHGLKGEARMMGFDEINTLVHQMEELVRCAEPHRYRLSPESTDALLATADTVLALSGAMQAGEPLLAVETLVATLQQRAIVEAARPPAAPRPEESGWMGQGLGRATGPVARGEGASPVVSHLLVAARPEPPGGSGGRAHWGAGAPRPEVSPPGGTSATGGASQFLTAALRSESVGASPDGLVAGAVPGTYALPSGAAVPQGAPASSAGPGAVPGAHAPTAGSGAAPGAHAPAVGAGVSPGAHAPVASPGVVPGSHLGGLGAGGSGGAFLVGPATGSVVSGHLSTTGALPGPRMGEPSARARSGASSKHGASPVRTGDVRMDTAVRIGVASLDMLTSAVTNLGQVARRRELATARRLELVRELSDLARAAEDLGPAGMPLAERLGRAKELAATLHREAKLLANAELRDLGQVSEEIQGLRMLPLSVLFEPYPRMVRDLARELGREVELVVDGEDTRADRAVVEALREPLMHLVRNALDHGLETRVDRVASGKHPRGCLTLRAAREGSRIILRVEDDGAGMDPVLLRRVAVRRGMLDEAAAHALSDAAARDLVFLPGFTSREVVTDLSGRGVGLDAVRTSLQALGGDVGVESAPGWGTIFTLRVPVSLTVAPLLFVQVGDETLALSAVHVSRALKVDASDVGEVAGRPTLRMEGRVLPFASLASLLGMGPERPAREGELVLVVKGQGMEAALAVDRVLEERVQAILPLKGILARFTHLTGATSLADGRLAMVLSAAALAAGVHGTAPLKLARPSLRTPAPRRRRILVVDDSPLTRELVANLLEAVGYDTLRAPDGPSALERLEEGPPVELVVTDLEMPEMDGVELTRRLKAAPAHGQLPVVILTTRGGEEDRARGLAAGADGYITKGDLVRQDLVDVVGRLLGTSP; from the coding sequence GTGAACCCCAGCGAACGGCTCCTCAAGCAGTTCCGAGACCTGGTCACGGTGCGCCTGGAGCGCATCAACCGCTCCCTGATGGAGCTGGAGACCGGGGGCAGCCTGGAGGCCGGGCAGCGGGTGCTGCGCGAGCTGCATGGGCTCAAGGGCGAGGCCCGGATGATGGGCTTCGATGAGATCAACACGCTCGTGCACCAGATGGAGGAGCTGGTCCGCTGCGCGGAGCCCCACCGCTACCGGCTGTCGCCGGAGTCCACGGACGCGCTGCTGGCCACGGCGGACACGGTGCTCGCGCTGTCGGGCGCGATGCAGGCTGGGGAGCCCCTGCTCGCGGTGGAGACACTGGTGGCGACGCTCCAGCAGCGGGCCATCGTGGAGGCCGCGCGCCCTCCGGCGGCTCCCCGTCCGGAGGAGAGCGGCTGGATGGGGCAGGGCCTCGGGCGTGCCACGGGGCCCGTGGCCAGGGGAGAAGGCGCGTCGCCTGTCGTGTCTCACCTGCTCGTGGCGGCCCGTCCGGAGCCGCCGGGGGGCTCGGGGGGGCGCGCGCATTGGGGCGCGGGGGCGCCGCGCCCGGAGGTCTCCCCGCCCGGAGGAACGTCGGCGACCGGTGGAGCGTCGCAGTTCCTGACGGCGGCCCTCCGGTCGGAGTCCGTTGGGGCGAGCCCTGATGGGCTTGTCGCTGGTGCCGTGCCGGGGACGTACGCGCTGCCTTCGGGTGCTGCTGTTCCGCAGGGGGCGCCGGCGTCGTCTGCTGGCCCCGGTGCCGTGCCGGGGGCTCACGCTCCGACCGCGGGTTCCGGAGCCGCGCCGGGTGCGCACGCGCCGGCTGTCGGTGCGGGAGTTTCGCCGGGTGCGCACGCGCCGGTTGCCAGCCCCGGTGTCGTGCCGGGCTCGCACCTGGGAGGCCTCGGCGCTGGTGGCTCGGGGGGCGCGTTCCTCGTGGGCCCCGCCACTGGAAGCGTTGTGAGCGGGCACCTCTCGACGACTGGCGCGCTGCCGGGCCCGCGGATGGGCGAGCCCTCCGCGCGCGCTCGCTCCGGGGCCTCGTCGAAGCATGGCGCCAGCCCGGTGCGGACCGGGGACGTCCGCATGGACACCGCCGTGCGCATCGGCGTGGCCAGCCTGGACATGCTCACCAGCGCGGTGACCAACCTGGGACAGGTCGCGCGCCGCCGAGAGCTGGCCACCGCCCGTCGCCTGGAGCTCGTGCGCGAGCTGAGCGACCTGGCCCGCGCCGCGGAGGACCTGGGCCCCGCCGGCATGCCGCTCGCGGAGCGGCTGGGGCGCGCCAAGGAGCTGGCCGCCACCCTGCACCGCGAGGCCAAGCTGCTCGCCAACGCGGAGCTCCGCGACCTGGGGCAGGTGTCGGAGGAGATCCAGGGCCTGCGCATGCTGCCCCTGTCCGTCCTCTTCGAACCCTACCCCCGCATGGTGCGGGACCTGGCCCGGGAGCTGGGCCGGGAGGTGGAGCTGGTCGTGGACGGTGAGGACACCCGCGCGGACCGCGCCGTCGTGGAGGCCCTGCGCGAACCGCTCATGCACCTGGTTCGCAACGCCCTGGACCACGGCCTGGAGACGCGCGTGGACCGGGTCGCCTCCGGCAAGCACCCCCGGGGCTGCCTCACCTTGCGCGCCGCGCGCGAGGGCAGCCGGATCATCCTCCGCGTGGAGGACGACGGCGCGGGCATGGACCCCGTCCTCCTCCGGCGCGTGGCCGTGCGCAGGGGCATGCTCGACGAGGCCGCCGCCCACGCGCTGTCCGACGCCGCCGCGCGCGACCTGGTCTTCCTGCCCGGCTTCACCTCCCGCGAAGTGGTGACCGACCTGTCAGGTCGGGGCGTGGGCCTGGATGCGGTGCGCACCTCCCTCCAGGCCCTGGGCGGCGACGTGGGCGTGGAGTCCGCGCCCGGCTGGGGCACCATCTTCACCCTGCGCGTGCCGGTGTCCCTCACCGTGGCGCCCCTGCTCTTCGTCCAGGTGGGCGACGAAACCCTCGCCCTCAGCGCCGTCCACGTCTCCCGCGCCCTCAAGGTGGACGCCTCCGACGTGGGCGAGGTCGCTGGCAGGCCCACCCTCCGGATGGAGGGCCGCGTGCTGCCCTTCGCCTCGCTGGCGTCGCTGCTCGGGATGGGCCCCGAGCGCCCTGCCCGTGAGGGTGAGCTGGTGCTGGTGGTGAAGGGCCAGGGCATGGAGGCCGCACTGGCGGTGGATCGCGTGCTGGAGGAGCGGGTCCAGGCCATCCTCCCGCTGAAGGGCATCCTCGCGCGCTTCACCCACCTCACCGGGGCCACGTCGCTCGCGGACGGGCGTCTGGCCATGGTGCTGTCGGCGGCCGCGCTGGCCGCGGGGGTGCATGGCACCGCGCCCCTGAAGCTCGCCCGTCCCTCCCTCCGCACGCCCGCGCCGCGCCGCCGCCGCATCCTCGTGGTGGACGACTCGCCCCTCACCCGCGAGCTGGTGGCGAACCTGCTGGAGGCGGTGGGGTACGACACCCTCCGCGCGCCGGATGGGCCCTCGGCGCTGGAGCGGCTGGAGGAGGGGCCCCCGGTGGAGCTGGTCGTCACCGACCTGGAGATGCCGGAGATGGACGGCGTGGAGCTCACCCGGCGCCTCAAGGCGGCCCCCGCCCATGGCCAGCTGCCCGTCGTCATCCTGACCACCCGGGGAGGGGAGGAGGACCGGGCGCGTGGGTTGGCGGCCGGGGCGGACGGCTACATCACGAAGGGCGATCTCGTCCGGCAGGACCTGGTGGATGTCGTGGGGCGGCTCCTGGGCACAAGTCCCTGA
- a CDS encoding chemotaxis protein CheW: MAALESETRQSYLVFACGSSWYAVPAEAAAEVVTFPELTRVPGSPPHLLGVFAHRGEVIPVVDMSLLVGGATAGSRRAVLVRLTRGTLALTASTVAGVSALMGALEPLGPSGVHVHLRGPVKSGARDVAVIDPEGLFDHLSQGG; this comes from the coding sequence ATGGCCGCTCTTGAGTCGGAAACGCGTCAGTCCTACCTCGTCTTCGCGTGTGGAAGCAGTTGGTACGCGGTGCCCGCGGAAGCCGCGGCGGAGGTTGTCACCTTCCCCGAGCTGACGCGGGTACCGGGTTCCCCGCCCCACCTGCTGGGCGTGTTCGCGCACCGGGGTGAAGTCATCCCCGTCGTGGACATGAGCCTCCTGGTGGGCGGGGCCACCGCCGGGTCCCGCCGCGCCGTGCTGGTGCGGCTGACCCGAGGCACCCTGGCCCTCACCGCCAGCACCGTCGCGGGCGTGTCCGCCCTGATGGGCGCGCTGGAGCCCCTGGGCCCCTCGGGCGTCCACGTCCACCTGCGCGGCCCCGTCAAGAGCGGCGCGCGCGACGTGGCGGTCATCGACCCGGAAGGTCTCTTCGACCACCTCAGCCAGGGCGGCTAG
- a CDS encoding OmpA family protein has translation MRRISLWAGLALAVAVMTGCPPTYPKCNNDDNCKEKGEVCVQGQCQECATDANCREGFTCQANKCAPKPPECTTDAACGSGRICEAGKCAEAQCKDDSSCNGGKCQAGRCQAPKDTCSASTDCAEGQECESGRCVAANTSSRCDYSPVRFGFNESTLDSSAQSRLSDLAACIKASQGKITLGGHADERGTEEYNLQLSNRRAAAVKRYLVDLGVPSNRLSTVGYGETRPVSNASTEEGWAENRRVEFQR, from the coding sequence ATGCGTCGGATTTCGCTTTGGGCCGGGTTGGCCCTCGCCGTGGCCGTGATGACCGGGTGCCCGCCCACCTACCCCAAGTGCAACAACGACGATAACTGCAAGGAGAAGGGCGAAGTCTGCGTCCAGGGCCAGTGCCAGGAGTGCGCCACGGACGCCAACTGCCGTGAGGGTTTCACCTGCCAGGCCAACAAGTGCGCCCCCAAGCCCCCTGAGTGCACCACGGACGCGGCCTGTGGCTCCGGCCGCATCTGCGAGGCCGGCAAGTGCGCCGAGGCCCAGTGCAAGGACGACTCTTCCTGCAACGGCGGCAAGTGCCAGGCCGGCCGCTGCCAGGCCCCCAAGGACACCTGCTCCGCCAGCACCGACTGCGCCGAGGGCCAGGAGTGCGAGTCCGGCCGCTGCGTGGCGGCGAACACCAGCTCGCGCTGCGACTACTCGCCGGTGCGCTTCGGCTTCAATGAGTCCACCCTGGACTCCAGCGCGCAGTCGCGCCTGAGCGACCTGGCGGCCTGCATCAAGGCGAGCCAGGGGAAGATCACCCTGGGCGGCCACGCCGACGAGCGCGGCACGGAAGAGTACAACCTCCAGCTGTCCAACCGCCGCGCCGCCGCGGTCAAGCGTTACCTGGTGGACCTGGGCGTGCCGTCCAACCGGCTGTCCACGGTGGGCTACGGCGAGACCCGCCCGGTGTCCAACGCGTCCACCGAGGAAGGCTGGGCGGAGAACCGCCGCGTGGAGTTCCAGCGCTAG
- a CDS encoding methyl-accepting chemotaxis protein: protein MSPLPELRSLGRWTTRPRITGSCVGVVLALLHIHVPRTLPEAARTPLSGLMLCALVLFVSVGFARDNRALRTLFALSDGRLPVQSEHLRVALQEVAAIPGRSFGFVMQGWLGGTLMVSLALPLLAHVSWTEGLRVMVLGMSIGPLSGMFVYLMMVRRARVTLERLVALGPSPLEVLAALPPRRMHIRRRLVLFTAIAVVSPSLFILDVAFTRTVTVVDAWARASTPEARAEVVARAREGGGPPLGLVPGLVTLFILGTAALAGTALSEPLRAITEDATRIASGEVRPPRVIHAEDEVWATSAAFTQMQVQLVQALSQLRRAGIQISTTTEQLVATSTGQEVGADEQAGALNATSATTEELARSAQQIADNAESVSAIAETTFGAAQSGQRGATAFLGSMQRMKEDNEAIADAVVRLNKRVQQIGKVVEFINEIADKSDLLALNAELEGTKAGEVGRGFSLVAAEMRRLAENVIRSTKEIEGLIGEIRDATNAAVMATEAGLKTTELGTLLAAQVDDSLGLILELARQTSHAVRSISLATLQQQTGTDQLAAAMGDILRVTEQNAAATKQMVAANADLSTLAHDLQHVVRRFHIESPGGSGEG, encoded by the coding sequence ATGAGTCCGCTTCCGGAGCTGCGCTCGCTGGGCCGGTGGACGACGCGGCCGCGCATCACGGGCAGCTGCGTTGGCGTGGTGCTGGCGCTGCTGCACATCCACGTGCCGCGCACGCTGCCGGAGGCGGCGCGCACGCCCTTGTCGGGGCTGATGCTGTGCGCGCTCGTGCTGTTCGTCAGCGTGGGGTTCGCGCGCGACAACCGGGCCCTGCGCACGCTGTTCGCGCTGAGCGACGGGCGGCTGCCTGTCCAGTCCGAGCACCTGCGCGTGGCGCTCCAGGAGGTGGCGGCCATCCCCGGCCGCAGCTTCGGCTTCGTGATGCAGGGGTGGCTGGGCGGGACGTTGATGGTGTCGCTCGCCCTGCCCCTGCTGGCGCACGTGTCGTGGACGGAGGGCCTGCGGGTGATGGTGCTGGGGATGTCCATCGGCCCCCTGAGCGGGATGTTCGTCTACCTGATGATGGTGCGCCGGGCGCGGGTCACGCTGGAGCGGCTGGTGGCGCTGGGGCCGTCGCCGCTGGAGGTGCTGGCGGCGCTGCCGCCCCGGCGCATGCACATCCGCCGGCGGCTGGTGCTGTTCACCGCCATCGCCGTCGTGAGTCCGTCGCTCTTCATCCTGGACGTGGCCTTCACGCGGACGGTGACGGTGGTGGACGCGTGGGCGCGGGCCTCCACGCCCGAGGCGCGGGCGGAGGTGGTGGCGCGGGCGCGCGAGGGCGGGGGGCCTCCCCTGGGGCTCGTCCCGGGGCTCGTCACGCTGTTCATCCTGGGCACCGCGGCGCTCGCGGGCACGGCGCTGTCGGAGCCCCTGCGCGCCATCACGGAGGACGCGACGCGCATCGCGAGCGGCGAGGTGCGTCCCCCGCGCGTCATCCACGCGGAGGACGAGGTGTGGGCCACGTCCGCGGCCTTCACCCAGATGCAGGTGCAGCTGGTGCAGGCGCTGTCGCAGCTGCGGCGCGCGGGCATCCAGATCTCCACCACCACCGAGCAGCTGGTGGCCACCAGCACGGGCCAGGAGGTCGGCGCGGACGAGCAGGCCGGGGCGCTCAACGCCACCAGCGCCACCACGGAGGAGCTGGCGCGGTCGGCGCAGCAGATCGCGGACAACGCGGAGTCGGTGTCCGCCATCGCGGAGACGACCTTTGGCGCGGCGCAGTCCGGCCAGCGCGGCGCCACCGCCTTCCTGGGCTCCATGCAGCGGATGAAGGAGGACAACGAGGCCATCGCGGACGCGGTGGTGCGCCTCAACAAGCGCGTGCAGCAGATTGGCAAGGTGGTGGAGTTCATCAACGAGATCGCCGACAAGTCGGACCTGCTGGCGCTCAACGCGGAGCTGGAGGGGACGAAGGCGGGCGAGGTGGGGCGGGGCTTCTCGCTGGTGGCGGCGGAGATGCGCCGGCTGGCGGAGAACGTCATCCGCTCCACGAAGGAGATCGAAGGGCTCATCGGGGAGATCCGCGACGCGACGAACGCGGCGGTGATGGCCACCGAGGCGGGCCTGAAGACGACGGAGCTGGGCACGCTCCTGGCGGCGCAGGTGGACGACAGCCTGGGGCTCATCCTGGAGCTGGCGCGGCAGACGTCGCACGCGGTGCGCAGCATCTCGCTGGCCACGCTCCAGCAGCAGACGGGCACGGATCAGCTCGCGGCGGCCATGGGCGACATCCTGCGCGTCACCGAACAGAACGCCGCGGCCACCAAGCAGATGGTGGCGGCCAACGCGGACCTGTCCACCCTGGCGCACGACCTGCAACACGTGGTGCGGCGCTTCCACATCGAGTCGCCCGGTGGCTCTGGAGAAGGGTGA
- a CDS encoding protein CrdC, translating into MAPAGRVEGTLLCHVGPHRIAFEAGEVASIAAPDSASLSAHRAFREEGCAQRVLLTALGEAVGVDGLEIDAEVLSVLPPSPLVAGASGGSLRGFVLTRGVLWPLLHLDTFQRYLRGLAREGA; encoded by the coding sequence ATGGCTCCCGCGGGCCGGGTCGAGGGGACGCTCCTGTGCCACGTAGGGCCCCACCGCATCGCCTTCGAGGCGGGCGAGGTGGCCTCCATCGCGGCGCCCGACAGCGCGTCGCTGTCCGCCCATCGGGCCTTCCGGGAGGAGGGCTGTGCCCAGCGCGTGCTCCTGACGGCCCTGGGCGAGGCCGTGGGCGTGGACGGTCTGGAGATCGACGCGGAGGTCCTGTCGGTGCTGCCGCCATCCCCGCTCGTGGCCGGCGCCTCCGGGGGCAGCCTGCGCGGCTTCGTGCTCACGCGCGGGGTGCTCTGGCCGCTCTTGCACCTGGACACCTTCCAGCGCTACCTGCGCGGCCTGGCGCGGGAGGGCGCATGA
- the cheB gene encoding chemotaxis-specific protein-glutamate methyltransferase CheB, whose translation MGKKVSVLVVDDSVICRQLISAALSDDPDVEVVGTASNGQEAVALTKELRPHVITMDVDMPVMDGLTAVEHIMAEVPTPILVLTGDPRSQAPALTYRALELGALALQIKPSIDAGPEAWNLTKEVKLISSVRVIRHVRGQKRGHAGTPHPAAVLPAASMGIVAVAASTGGPQVLYRMLSELPADFPAPIVIVQHINAAFSESLASWLANASKLKVRLAQDGDTLVAGQVLVAPPDQHLVVPLRGRVALKPGVERDGHMPSGTVLLESVAKAYGRRAVGVVLTGMGADGADGLLAIKQAGGLALAQNEESCVVFGMPGAAVERKAVDHLIHGDDVAATLARLARGESLAASR comes from the coding sequence ATGGGCAAGAAAGTGTCGGTGCTGGTGGTCGATGACTCGGTCATCTGCCGACAGCTCATCAGCGCGGCGTTGAGCGACGACCCGGATGTCGAGGTCGTTGGCACCGCTTCGAACGGCCAGGAGGCCGTTGCCCTCACCAAGGAGCTGCGCCCCCACGTCATCACCATGGACGTGGACATGCCCGTCATGGACGGGCTCACCGCCGTGGAGCACATCATGGCGGAGGTCCCCACGCCCATCCTGGTGCTGACGGGTGACCCTCGCTCCCAGGCCCCCGCGCTGACCTACCGCGCGCTGGAGCTGGGCGCGCTGGCGCTGCAGATCAAGCCCTCCATCGACGCGGGCCCGGAGGCGTGGAACCTCACCAAGGAGGTGAAGCTCATCTCCTCCGTGCGCGTCATCCGCCACGTCCGCGGCCAGAAGCGCGGGCACGCCGGGACGCCGCACCCCGCGGCGGTCCTGCCCGCGGCCTCCATGGGCATCGTGGCGGTGGCCGCCAGCACCGGGGGCCCGCAGGTGCTCTACCGGATGCTGTCGGAGCTGCCCGCGGACTTCCCGGCGCCCATCGTCATCGTCCAGCACATCAACGCGGCCTTCTCCGAGTCGCTGGCCAGCTGGCTCGCCAACGCGAGCAAGCTCAAGGTGCGGCTGGCGCAGGACGGAGACACCCTGGTGGCCGGTCAGGTGCTGGTGGCGCCGCCGGATCAGCACCTGGTGGTGCCCCTGCGCGGGCGGGTGGCGCTCAAGCCGGGGGTGGAGCGCGACGGGCACATGCCCAGCGGCACCGTGCTGCTGGAGAGCGTGGCGAAGGCCTACGGCCGGCGCGCGGTGGGCGTGGTGCTCACGGGCATGGGCGCGGACGGGGCGGATGGGCTCCTGGCCATCAAGCAGGCCGGAGGCCTGGCCCTGGCCCAGAACGAGGAGTCCTGCGTGGTGTTCGGCATGCCGGGCGCGGCGGTGGAGCGCAAGGCGGTGGATCACCTCATCCACGGCGATGACGTCGCCGCCACGCTGGCGCGGCTGGCGCGCGGAGAGTCGCTGGCCGCGAGCCGTTGA